Proteins encoded by one window of Rattus rattus isolate New Zealand chromosome 10, Rrattus_CSIRO_v1, whole genome shotgun sequence:
- the Spata45 gene encoding spermatogenesis-associated protein 45, protein MTATNKGGEAKKQGVSKKQLLEELNEKRESYCLVERSNRVSLLRVQKRHFSQAYQSLSSMHVKESVPESSRTSWIERDLFVHKEKRHFVPKNNAIFG, encoded by the coding sequence ATGACAGCCACGAACAAAGGCGGTGAGGCGAAGAAACAGGGGGTGAGCAAGAAGCAGCTCCTGGAAGAGCTGAATGAGAAGAGAGAGTCCTACTGTCTGGTGGAAAGAAGCAACCGGGTCAGCCTGCTACGAGTTCAGAAGAGGCACTTCAGCCAAGCCTACCAGTCCTTATCGAGCATGCATGTGAAAGAATCTGTCCCCGAAAGTAGCAGGACCTCCTGGATCGAACGGGATCTCTTTGTGCACAAGGAGAAAAGGCACTTTGTGCCAAAAA